CAATCTATGAGTCAGTGATCATCACTTCAGTCCACGAGTCGCTGAAATGGTTGACGTACAGTTCCAAGTATTGATCGCAAGAGTCTCTCCGCCGCGTTAACTTTCGCTCAGCCTTTTCGGCAGTTCGATCGGTTTCCTCACAACCGGGGAGGCTCTTTCTCCTCTTTCACTTCCCTTTCATGTAACCTCTCTTTCATGTAGACTTTTCTTCTCTACAGCATATATCTTGATCACCCAAGATTAATTCTTGTTGAAGTCGCATCCCAAGTATAATCCAGTACATTTATATTCAAACTTCAAACTCAAAGATATAATAACTACATCATTTTATGTATTGATCAAGATCATCCACATACATACTAGATCTATGTTAAACtaaaaaagatcaaaacttcTACCTTTCAGATCATACATTTAAATCGTCGATCAATTCTTGTTCAAATTCCatcatttcaaatataaaagaaattaccTCTCAGTTCAAACTCCAAACCCATAGATATCATAGTTACATCATTTACATTTCTATGTATTGATCAACATCATCCACAtgcaaaagatattttttttcttaactcaAACAAGATCACGACATCTTCAATCCGTATTATACATTAGATCAGTATAAAAAACTGAATGGCCTCTATTTCTTTTCCATCAGCATCATTGTTgaattatgaaaattaatgaGAGTTTATGAGAATTATTTGAGAGATTTTGGTGAAGAACTAAGAGAGATATGtgagagaatccaagagagagagataagaatATTTGAGGAACATTTTTCCTTAGATTGATTTAGTGTATATGATAGTTACATAAATAGATCTAGAAGAATAAGACAATGAGAaggaataaacaaattatatctaggaaactaatataaaattcatGATGAAGTTGCCAAGGAAGAAGAGGACAAGAAAGTTTCTGCAGCAAGGAATAGATAGGGGATAGATAGTGACATCTCCCAACGGCTCTTTTTCTTAACCACACATGTGACTCTCATTTGAATTCAAGTTCATGATCTTATTGTCCATGATCTTTCTATCCATGATTTTCTATCCATGATCTCATGTCCATGATCTACTGTCCATCTTCATGTCTTTACTCTAGCTCTTTATTCTCTTCATGTTAATAATCACGACCAAAATCAACTTTTTAATCACATTGAATAAACATAATCATATATAGTCTATTTATCATTcttattttcagaaaataactaaaatttggtatataaaattaaaaatttgtcGTCTTAATTTAATCATTAGGTGAAATCAGTAATTTACTATTCAACTCATGGAATATGACATGtaataaatatatgcatatatatagtccaattcattttttttttgaacagcaTATATAGTCCAATTCATATATGTCGGTATTACCTTATTTTTCAATTGATCAATCTAACTTAACCAATGTAACCAATGTGAAGTCACCACAAAACAAAATGATCATGtgaaataatcaaattcaaTCATTGTTTTCTTGGGCTGAatacaaaaataacataagATGGTAATTCAAATTTCATAAGTCATCAACTTATGGTTATTTCATTTAGGTATAAGATTTAAAACTGGAACCAATTACCCAATCAAAACTAATCCAAAATGGACCATGTCAAATTGGTTTTGGATCAGCATATTTACCCAGCAGTTATTAATGTAAAGAATCATGGGTATTGATTCAGTATCCAATTATACTGAAACCTCTGTTTTAAAATGTGAGTATTAGATAAAATTTTTTGGGTTCTCAAGTTTCTAATCAGTTATTATATGATGAATctgtaaattttgttttaaataacaaaaaaaaaatcaatggtGATGAATTTATTTGCAAAAATTCAAAAGGACTGCAAAACTAAGGTTTTAGTCATAGAGAGAAgttttttgattaaaagaaaatttgatcaaaaaaaaaatatttgatcaaaaaaaaaagtcatagAGAGAAGTTTGTTCAAAAAGAGAAAGTCATGGAGATAGGTAAAACCATTTGATGTGAAAACTCGGCTGGGGAGAGCCAAAAGAAAATCTTCTTTACCAGTACGCAGccatttaaacaaaaaaaatattaatatgtcaATAAACTTAATGGTGACCTAGAAAATGAGTGGAAATAGTGAATTCCTTATCATTCCTTATAATTTACATCATTTCAAAGGTATATTTGTTAACTATAATTgcttaacaattttttatatttaaaaaataatagattacaattatttattgttaaatttgGAAAGGAACATaagtaacatatttatttttgttttattcctttaaattatttttcttcttattcactATAATAATTCATTAATGGTTACAAGTTAGAACTTAAACTATCACTAGATCTtcacccgtgcgaccgcacatgtattaattttctgttttatttattatttatttatattaaatgatgtatttgtaatacttgatcATTTTACATTGACTATGTTagggatgtgtatttggatacccactgaTTTGATgaaaatctatttgggtttgagattcgcgagtttaaagatttcagcaacattcaaatatttataaattttagtttcagtTTGATTCGGGTATTTGGGGGTTCGGTTTGGATACCGATAAatcgtttgaattattttaaaattttcaaaatttatatatactttaaatttctcaaaatatataattttgagtaatgtaagccaaaatacctaaattaaaaattaaaaaacaggttgaacttcaatatttggatggagaataaatatatattttaaatatttttagtgtttgattattgtttatctactttatatgtttacttttgactattttttatattttcaaatagtttagacaattttaaattgacaaaaaaagacaactttaaaatatcattaattgttgaagaataaaaaacaaaatacattaatctaactaaaaggataaacattaaaatatgaaagaaaaaaaacacattaatctaactgaaaaagacaatcattaaaataggaaagaaaaaaaaatacattaatataactgaaaaaaacaaacattaaaataggaaattcaatttaattttcagtggcatacaattgtaaataacactgaaaagtAAGGGGTaatctatatgtgtacttctgttttaataagatagatgatttgttgacaaaaaaaaaagtatcatgATTTTATAAGTTTCCTGAACCAAACGAAAACACTTATGTATTTTAAACGGGTCCAACTTCTCTCTACTCGACAGTTTAGGTACCCCTATCGATTCTTATTCGAAACAGACACGGATGTGAATGACTAATTTCAAGAGAAGATAGAAGTATAATAGGAACGTCTTCCAGTGTGATGCATCGGTAACGACATAAGATTAAAACTACCCGTAGAAAGAGAATGTCTCTTAATTTCGCCTATACTTCATATCCAAGATCAAACAAGCATCAAATCataatctcttcttttcttcGTATATTCTCTTAAACGACTACGGCCACAAGTCCCTCGTCTTCAATCTCTGCATCCGTAAATGTCAAAGCTCGCTGAAGCTTTCTCGCGGAAAACACCTCGACTTCAGCCATGTATATTGCTACAACCGGACGATGATCTGAGAATTTATTTTCGGTACGCCGGTATTGAACCAGCCTCATTCCTTTGCCGTAAGATAGTATTCTGTCACACCAAGCTGGTGTTCTCCTCGTCGCCTTTCCATCGCTCCCGGTGTACTCATCCGAATGCGCTTGGTACTTATAGGTCGGTGCAAATTGTAGAGTTCCTTCTGACCATCCGTCAAACGCTCGACCTTTCTTGTATTCTTTTACCAGCTGCAATATAAATATTCATTCAGacgaaagaaaagaaaataaataaagttgagCTTAACCTTTATAAAAGATCAACGGTTAAGTTTACCTGATCATATTCAAGTAACTTTGACCATTCTTTCTTGGATATAAGGTCTTTGGTTTTTTCATATGATAGATTAAGCCGATAGTTAAGATCTCCTAACCAGATTATACGTCTGCAAAGatgtgaaaacaaaataaagttagaaggatataaataaaaacaatttgtagaagagagtaaaaaaaaaagacagactCGTGATCATAGATAAGCTTGGGAAGTCCAAGAGCTGAGACAGAGTGAAACACTGTTCTTTTATGTATTTCGTGAACATCAGCATTCCTCttgatctgatcaacttctCTCTCTCCTGCCGTTAAATGAGTGCATATGAAACAGAAGAACGTCTGGTATATCGACATACTCACAGACACAGCTCCCTGCATACCACATATCacttataaaaaacaaattcaaacaTTGTaacatgaaatatataaatctttttataCCTTGTTACCAATATAACCCATGATGCCAACTCCAACGGTAGAGACTCGTACGTTTTGAATGTGTTTCCGCATGCTTCGTTTAACCCAAATGGTTAAAAGAATCCCAACCATTTGTTTACTCACTAGCCTCACATAAGCCGGTCTTCGTTTCCTCTCCATCAGCGACGTGAGGTCCATGGACGCTAGAGCCAATACCTCGGGGGGAACACCACCAACGTTGCTTCCGGCTACATACTTAAACGAATTGTAAGCCTTAAAAGACTTTGTTGTTTGTAAGGACGCTGTTGTCTTCATGGACGGCTGTCTATCAAGGACGCAAGAAGGTCCTAACATGCTCAAAGGAGGCTCAGGCCAGCTTAAACCGATCCTTTCTTTCCCACTTAACATCCGGTTTAGCGTCTTCATACCGGTTTTAGCAGAATCCTCTTCGTTCTTCCTCTTGTCAAAGCTATCAACACGTAGACAGACTTGTCTGTCAAGCTTCTTAGGAGAAGAGAACTGTCTTTTAATCTCAACAACCGGCACACCGGAGTTAGGATCAACGAGAGTGTTGACTTCACCTACAACTCCACCGTCATGCTTTAGCTCCCCGaggctctcttcttcttcctcgttgATCGGGTGAATCTCAACGCCAGCGTCACTGTCACTCTCGTATTCTACTTCTTCCTCTATGACATCGTGTGTTTCATCAAAAGGTTTGAATATCCCTGGAGTCGGTGGATCACTGTAACTCTTAACCGTAGCGTTTTTTGGTCTGACTCTGTTCAGTGCTTCTCTGATGACTTCTTCCCATTTCGCAACCGGTCGGTTATCTTCGGCTCCAAGTATGTTTCCAGCGTTCAAAGGTACAACCTCTTGTAAACTTCagacaaaacataaaaacatggCCAGAGTTAGTTTTGTCTATGTCGTTGAGGAAAAAgtcaaatatcatatattttgttttgtgtttaccCAAGAACGTAGATATCAGCAGAATGATTAATGTCGATCCAGTCATCGATGTCAAGATCAGAAGTTGGTGATACTCCTCCTACATTCCACGTACCAACACATACTCTGTACACAAACAAGGTTTTGTTATTACAATT
This portion of the Raphanus sativus cultivar WK10039 unplaced genomic scaffold, ASM80110v3 Scaffold0156, whole genome shotgun sequence genome encodes:
- the LOC108817976 gene encoding type IV inositol polyphosphate 5-phosphatase 3 is translated as MLKVAEPAGMMRKSFRRQKSQRLWAKVVMRKWLNISARDLEYGADTEDESENEDVIEENQDSSSDEDGEESSTRRRGSTQSWVSEISEDPITAAEAAAEFTSNDAPLKLRRRNSETLRAQYINNKEIRVCVGTWNVGGVSPTSDLDIDDWIDINHSADIYVLGLQEVVPLNAGNILGAEDNRPVAKWEEVIREALNRVRPKNATVKSYSDPPTPGIFKPFDETHDVIEEEVEYESDSDAGVEIHPINEEEEESLGELKHDGGVVGEVNTLVDPNSGVPVVEIKRQFSSPKKLDRQVCLRVDSFDKRKNEEDSAKTGMKTLNRMLSGKERIGLSWPEPPLSMLGPSCVLDRQPSMKTTASLQTTKSFKAYNSFKYVAGSNVGGVPPEVLALASMDLTSLMERKRRPAYVRLVSKQMVGILLTIWVKRSMRKHIQNVRVSTVGVGIMGYIGNKGAVSVSMSIYQTFFCFICTHLTAGEREVDQIKRNADVHEIHKRTVFHSVSALGLPKLIYDHERIIWLGDLNYRLNLSYEKTKDLISKKEWSKLLEYDQLVKEYKKGRAFDGWSEGTLQFAPTYKYQAHSDEYTGSDGKATRRTPAWCDRILSYGKGMRLVQYRRTENKFSDHRPVVAIYMAEVEVFSARKLQRALTFTDAEIEDEGLVAVVV